One Aerococcus urinaeequi DNA segment encodes these proteins:
- a CDS encoding VOC family protein, with the protein MVNCIRISGVCSVNLIVATCTLNSQLYISLSGGPYCHFQFNEAISLTIHCNNQGEIDYY; encoded by the coding sequence GTGGTAAACTGTATAAGGATTAGTGGCGTCTGCTCGGTAAATCTTATTGTGGCAACGTGTACTTTAAATAGCCAGCTATATATTTCTTTAAGTGGTGGACCCTATTGCCACTTCCAATTTAATGAAGCAATCTCTTTAACAATTCATTGTAATAATCAGGGGGAGATTGATTATTACTAG